The genomic stretch GGTTCTCAGGGGGCGAGCAAAATCACTGCCAGGGTGATAAAGGCAGCTTCACCCGAACTGTCCCTGGGGTTTGGGACCGGGTGGCTGAAGTTTGGAAGGCTGGGATTTCCCTAGGAACAGGGCaaaatgttaggaaaaaataGGTTAAATATTAATAGTTAAAACCTGAAGGGAACTCGGAGGTGTTTTGAGACCAGCCAAGGAAGCTGCGATGGCCATGAGctggcagaaaagcagagggaCCCTGTGGCTCTGAGGACTTCGCCTTAACCTCCCAAACCCTCCAGTGGGGGATAAATGGACGCAAAATATGAGATGGAGTGGTGGGAAGAGCTTTGATAGTGGTGAAGCAGGAACATATATTCTCGTTTGGGCTCCTCAATGCAGCATGGTGCTGCTGGAAAGAGCGAAATGCTGGCTGGAGATGGCCCCAAGTCTGAGGCCAGCGGCAAAGGCAGGTGATCTTTGTCTGCAGAGTTTGTCTGTAATTCCCcatatacaaaaaaaccccaaccaaacaattAAGGAATTTATGGCGGTGTTTACTGGACAAGGAGACAGCGGTGATATGATTTACCACCTCTGTCACTCTGCATTGCCCAAATAGCATCTGTGATGAAAAGGCTTGCTGCCACCGAGAGCAAATAAAAGAGGAATTTGACTCGATAGTAAAATTAGCTGTTGCCAAGCAGATCCAGACCCAGCGACGGGGATGGTCATACATATCACGCAACAGGAGACTGGCAGGgcttcaaaagccatctggacatgggGAAGAGCAGAAGAGCATCCAAGGCATCACCACGGCTGCCCCGAAACGAGGGCAGGCGTGTGGGAAGCCTCCAGCGAACAAGTCCTGGGCTCTGGGCATAAATGCACTGGGCAAATGGATCCCATCTTCAGGCTTGgtctgcctcccctccccacagcaTCGCCCCGCAGGGACGGGGTCtagaggaggagagggctgggagCTCATCCTGGCACCCACCCGTGGGGGATGTAGGGTGGGTGCAGACCTGCGGCCGGAGCCCACGTCCCACGGGagctccccccccagccccggcagcaAAGTCCTTcttgcagcccctctgcctgctgccagaaaagctgcaggtgtTCCCCCCCATACATGCACAGGCACACGTGTGCACAGGCACACGTATGCACACCCACACATGCCTGCACACCCATACCCACGCAAAACCAGGCTAGCACGCTCACACGTGTGCGCACAAACACCCCCGTGCCCGCGCATCTATGCGCACACAAGCGTGCGCACGCACACAGACACGCGCACACACGTGTGCACGCACAGGGACACGCACGCACACGCGTGTTCACGCCCTCGTGCACACACTCAGGCCCTGCCATGGCGGGGCCGCACAACCCGTGCCAGGGCTGGGGTCCTCCGGCCTGCGCCCACCTCAGGGTGGGCTTcgctggggggtgctggggctcaGCTCCTTTTCCCGTTGCTATGGTGACGCGGAAGGCCCCAGAAGATGGAAGgggaatggggatggggggggggggggcagccctcGCCCCTCGCCCCTCACTCCAAccgccccgctgccggcctCAGAGgcctggggcaggagctgggggaccGGAGGGGTCGGCTCAGCCCGGGCCCGAGGTACCGGGGGGGTCCAGGGAGTGCAGCGGGGAGCGGCCTAGGGGGGTCCCGAGGGGCTTCAGCAGACcgggccccccccgggcccacctcgcccccctccccagtttcCTCCCCCCCGCCAGCAGGGGGCGCTCTCCCCCGGGGGCGCCGCTCTCTCtccgcggccccgcccctcctcTCGGGTGCCCCCTCCCTGGTCCTCCTCTCCCGCAGGGGGCGCTGCGCCGCGCAGGGGCAGGCTCCGGCGCCGCTCTagccgccggggggggggcagggggtgggcgGTGCAAGATGGCGGACGAGGGGACTGTTTGCAGCTTCGTTTTCAAGAAGCGGGGCCTGGCGGCGGGTAGGGGTCGGCGTAAGCGGCCCAGCAGCGATCAGGAGCAGGGTGAGGGCTTGGCGGGGGCTCGCGGAAGACCTCGAAAGGGTGCTGGGAGCCGGGCCGTTGCGATACCCTGGGGAGGCGAAGGAGGGCCTGGTGCCACCCCGGAGCGCTGCCCCCACACGGAGGGGGCTCGCTGCCCTCCCCAGCCGTACCGATGTCCGTGTGGTGGAGGGGGTGAAGGGCTCTTCCCCGGCCGTGCCACCGCCCTCGGGGGCTCCGCCGGCCTCCCGCACCTTCCCGTGGGCTTCCCCAGCCCGCAGAGGAGGGAGGCTGCCAGCAGAGCCTGCGCTTGGGCCGAGGTCCTGCCCCCGGGTGCACCCTTACCCCTGGGCTTTACCTCTCAGAGAGCAGCGGTGAGGAGGGCAGCACGGTGGTGCGGAAGGAGCGGCGGCGGGAGACTCCCAACCCCATGATCCAGAAGGTAAGGGAGCCATAGCAGAGCACTGCTCCATCCGAGGTGCATCTGCAGTGGCCTGCCAAGCTCAAGTTAGATGCAGTGTTGGAGTCTTCTGTCCTTCCTACCTGCTGTCTTCTTGCCCCTCAGACCAGGAGATGCGCAAAGGAGAGGCCTGCCTACGCACTGAGCAGCAGTGACGATGAGGATCCATCAAAGGAGATAGGAGTCACTTACAAATCGACAAGGTCGGCGGTAAGGACTGGGCAAGAATGTGGTTCTGGGGTGTGAGGTCAGGTGGGACTGGCAGATCTCACACTTGATAGAGAGAATTTGCCTCTGTTGAATGTGGGATCGgccattccttcttttttatctATTGATACActtccctgtcccttccctctTCATAGACAAGTACCTTGCGCTGCATTTATTCTCCCGATAGCCCCTGCATCCCCAGGAGGCTGTCTAAGGTTGGCCTTTCCCTCTTAGAGCTGGGAATTAAAACCCCAAGATGCCACTGGACTTGCCCAACATCACACAATATTTTCAGGAGAGGGAGCACTTGAATCAGGTTTGCTCTGCTGTTTGgttcatgttttcagttttagacCATCTTCCTTCACAAAGAATTCAAGGTGACGTAGAACGTGGTCCCATCTTTATCCTTGTGACTAGTGATGGAGTAAGAGCTACAGAGAGAGGTCATTGTATTCTTGGGATTGATGGCTGGGGTGTCCTGGGTGTCCTGTTAACGTCTGGAGTGCAGAGAGATCAGCTGTGAAGGTTTGGGCACAGCTCAAATTGCTCTCCCTActagtttttttctcttaattttcctCCTGATccagtgaagttgtgcccatTAGGATGAGCCTGGGCAGGATATAAGTAGGATTAAAAGCAGGTATCAACACATGTTCACCTTCAGACCTATTTCTTTATTGTCTGCACCTCTGTAAAAAATGGGAATAGAGCCTAACTGTCCCCAGTTAAAGCTGCAGGGTCAGACTGAGGTCTCCTTGTCACATTATGGATTTGGTTTTAATTGAGGCTGGCTGTAATTATTCTTTGGTTTCTGTGCAGCTGTTCCTGAAGATCTGATAAAACCTAGGAATAGGTGTCTGTTCAGTCCATTAAAGAGGAATCTAAACCAGATCACTGTATTAAAACTGAATGTAAGCCACCTGCAGCTGGGTTAAAAGTTCAGACATAACATCCTGCGTGTAGGCGGGATTGTCTCATGATTGAAGTGTTGGACATGGGAGATCTGAGTTCAGCTTCCAGCTAAGCTGAGCCCTGAGCGTGAAGGAGTAAAGTAAGGATAAGTGTTTCCTGACTCTGCAGGCTAAAACTTGAGAGCAATGGGTAATTAGCACTCTGGCCTCTGCAAGCACTAGGCTGGATCTGGCCCATGGGGGATTCTCCCTGGCAGGCGCTAAGGGACAGTAGAAACTGGTGGCAGGTAAAGCAGGCCATGTGCAATACTTGCTCTGTGACCAGCCCTTCAGGTAGCCAAGGAGCTCTCTGTCTTGTACAGGTTTTCTCTTCACTGTTGTCATgggtttttcttgcttttcagaaaccTGTTGGCCCAGAAGACATGGGAGCCACAGCAGTATATGAACTGGACACggagaaggagaaagatgcCCAGGCCATCTTCGAGCGCAGCCAGAAAATCCAGGAGGTGAGTCAGCTTTGCTCTGTAAGAGGTAGTGCTCCATAGCAGGAGTATATGTGCTTTACTCATCCCCTTCTGCACACCAAGAAGAGTTTGAGCCTCTTCCTCCCTGGAAATTTGAGAAGCCAAGAGTGTAACCCTTGCAAATAGGAGAATTTTCTGGCTTTATCGGCATCTTGGTATTAAGGAAGGcggggctgggaagggaggcTGGTGTCAGTGTGGTGAAAGCTAATAGGCGTCATGAAACTTTCCTGATCCTTAAtcacctttctttttgctttcctaggagctgagaggaaaggaagatgaTAAAATTTACCGTGGTATTAACAACTATCAGAAGTATGTGAAGCCCAAGGACACATCAATGGGAAATGCCTCTTCAGGAATGGTCAGGTGGGTTGGGATAAGCCTCAGAGGACTGGGACCACAGAGGAGCTCAGGCACCATCCCCAAAGGCACCTGTTTGGGGCTTGAACTTTGCTGTTACTGCCAGCTTCTTTCTGTCTAACGAGTCTGGTGTCTGGTTCTGACTAGGCCCCCAGGGGCCTTCTCCactgcagctgagcagccagcCTGAGCCTTCTCCCACCCTTTCAGAAAAGGACCCATCCGTGCTCCGGAGCACTTGCGGGCCACGGTGCGATGGGACTACCAGCCTGATATCTGCAAGGACTACAAAGAAACTGGGTTCTGCGGCTTTGGAGGTGAGTGGATCTTGCCTGCAGGTGAACAGATACTGTGCCAGATCTGCAAAGGGATCCAGTCCGGCTTGGGATCCCTTATTTGTGGTGCTAAGATGAGCACTTACTGATTTACAGGCACTTGTTTGCAGAGTTGGTGTGTGGTGCTGTTGCAAAGTTGTTTTATGCAATGTTCTGGTCATTTGTGTCGGCCCTCCTGAAAGCTGATGGCCTCTGATCAGTGGTTATAAGAGTCCTGGGAGGGACCCCTGGGATGTTCCTGTGACCCACATTTCCACAGGTATTCTGGCTGCTGAGGCCATGTGAGGGATGGGATTTACTGTTCGTTATCCCACTTCTCATGTGTATAAATGCTGGAACTGTCACTGTGGCACACAGAGCACGATCCTCATGGCCTGTCAACCCTGAGAGGGATCCTGTGCCTGCTCCAGGAGCTTGGTGCTGCCCTGGAGCACAGGTGGGCGGGAAGCAATCAGGTTTCACCTTCTGCTGGGCAAAGCTCAGGCTGCCCCTGATGACATGTCCTGCTAACGCTCTGCCCCGCACAGCCTAGCTGttaattcctctttctttgCCTGGCTCAGACAGCTGCAAATTCCTCCATGACCGCTCAGACTACAAACACGGCTGGCAGATCGAACGGGAACTGGATGAAGGCCGGTACGGAGTCAATGGTACGGCACCacccctctgctctccctgtcCCTAAGCTAACGGTGGATGAGACTACCAGGTCCTGTCTTTTATCGTGCCCTAACGTGAATGTGACTTAGGGATATTGGATCACTAAGAATGAAATGGATCCTTTGCTGTCTCAAACTGCATGGGCTATGAGTTGAATTAATATTAGAAAGAAAGGACTCTTTATTCCAAAGCTGTGGAACTCCCTGCTCCAGATAACCTTAGGGCCAGTAACCACTGACAGTGTTGAGCaaatctgctgctttcagaTAACCACTGATTGCCACCAGAGAGAATTATTTCCTCTGGCTCTCTATAAAAGGACAGCACTACTGTTGTATGGGTCCCAGCAGTGAGCTGTGACCATCTCCTGCCCCCCAGATACCCAGGAGGTGGGATGCATTCATGCTACGTCACATCATTATTTCTCACTCACAGTGTCCGTAGCTGCGGCCCAAGGCTCATGCGTTTTGTTCCTGAACTGCTGTGCAGTTGTGGGGAAGAGGGTGTTCTCTGTTCAGTTGGAGCCAGAGTTTGGTGGCAGCTGGTTTGGAAGAAAATCTAAGAaagaggagggggctggaggATATGTCTCTTTATAGCAGTGAGTGGGTGAGGTAGAAAAGAATTTGCTCTTGTGAGATGAGCAACAGGCACGCCGGCTCATTAGACCTAATTATATCTCAGTCCCACATGTGTTACTGACATCAGCAACACCCAGATGCCAGAGCTCTATTGTTTGCAGCAAAGATTTAATCCCACCTGCTGTGCTCTCTccatatttaatatttcatgCCCCACGCATGGGCTGGTCTGGCTGCCTCTGCTCTTGCTTCAGTCTGGTTaactttctcttctgcagatgAGGAAAACTATGAGGTGAGCAGCGATGAGGAGGATATGCCTTTCAAATGCTTCATCTGCAGAAGTTCCTTCAAGAACCCCGTGGTCACCAAGTAAGTGGGTTTTTGGCCTGAGGAGCCAAGTGTCTGCTGTCGATCCAGTTCACTAGTCATCCACTGTTGAGGCAAATACAAACACTGCCCACAGGCCTGTGGGTGGAACCTGCTTCTTGTCTGCTGTGGCTTGCTGGTGGGTGGGGAAATCCTCTGGTAACCAGGGAGTCTCATAACTGCATTTGGAGCATCTCCTTGGAAGGGATCTCAAGCCTTTGTTGTCCAGACACCTAGATTTCCACAGACGCTGCCTCATTACATCATCTTTCCCCTTAACCttgagattttgttttcaatccttccttcctcctggacaCTGAATGGCACGCTGCATTGCGTgagcaaagaaacagaagcatggGGAAGCCAAGAGCTTGGCAAGGATGAGGAGTAAGCTGAGGGGCAGCATGGACATCATGCACTGCCAGCCCTCTCCCACAGTGCTGGCTGTCTTGCTGGGTACCTGGTGTCTGGAAGAGCTCACTGGTGGCTCTGTGCCATTGCTCCACATCAGTGAAGCGATGCTGAAACACCTTTCATGAGGACAATGATGCAGAGGAAGCTCTGCATGCAGCTCACTTTTGCATCCCCCGGGGACCAGTAGTCAGTAAGTTCTAACTCACTCCTGGACACAGTCATTGTTATCTGGTGACTTGCAGTGGCATCTGTGTCTCCATACAGGTGTCGGCACTACTTCTGTGAGAGTTGTGCCCTCCAACACTATCGCAAATCCCAGCGCTGCTATGTCTGTGACAAGCAAACCAATGGAGTCTTCAACCCAGCAAAAGGTAAAACGGGCACCTGCGGGAGAGAGGGCTTTCAGTGGGAGCGGCTggagcagcaaaggcagcagctcctgaggTATCTTCT from Buteo buteo chromosome 9, bButBut1.hap1.1, whole genome shotgun sequence encodes the following:
- the LOC142034654 gene encoding E3 ubiquitin-protein ligase RNF113A-like, which encodes MADEGTVCSFVFKKRGLAAGRGRRKRPSSDQEQESSGEEGSTVVRKERRRETPNPMIQKTRRCAKERPAYALSSSDDEDPSKEIGVTYKSTRSAKPVGPEDMGATAVYELDTEKEKDAQAIFERSQKIQEELRGKEDDKIYRGINNYQKYVKPKDTSMGNASSGMVRKGPIRAPEHLRATVRWDYQPDICKDYKETGFCGFGDSCKFLHDRSDYKHGWQIERELDEGRYGVNDEENYEVSSDEEDMPFKCFICRSSFKNPVVTKCRHYFCESCALQHYRKSQRCYVCDKQTNGVFNPAKELMAKLEKHKGEEEEEQQHSDHAEDPQ